Part of the Nitrospirota bacterium genome is shown below.
CATGCCCCTTGGTGAGCGCCCCGCTCATGAGGGTTCATCAGAATTGCCAGTACCAGTGTACCAGTCTGATATTTTTGATGTTCGAGTATCCAATCTTCATTCATATGCTGTTAGTACCGGAATTCCTTACATGAATAGTCAGGAGATTTTGGGTTTGATAATTATTTGATTTAAAATACTATGAGGGTTATTATAGCAATAAATAACCGCATTATTTAGAGGAGCGTATGAGAACAATTCAAATGACTTTGAGGTAAAAATGATGAAACAATTCCATACAAAGTAATACGCAAGGTTTACAGGCAAAAAAACAGAGAATTCCTAAAGCAACAATCATTTCATCCATTTTGCAGCTCGAAGTAAAATCTCCGTTTGTTCGATGGAATCTTTGATCGTCATTTTTTTTAGATTACGCATCTCTTCCTTTGTAATTGCACGATAACCGTCGAGAACAGCAGAACCACGACGTTTTGGTTTTGTCTGCCTTAATATTTTCTTTGTCTTTTTCATTGCATAATCAAGCAAATAGTAACTTTCTCAACTACGAAACTTTGTCATGGCCTCAAGCCTTGCGATACGCTCTTCAATCGGCGGATGGGTGGAAAAGAGGGAGAGCATTCCGCCGCCGGTGAGCGGGCTTACTATAAACATGTGGGCTGTTGATGGGTTCGCCTCCATTGGAATACGCCTGCTTGCTGAATGTAGTTTTCTTAATGCACCTGCAAGTGCCATCGGGTTTCTGCTGATTTCAGCACCGCCTTCGTCTGCTTTATATTCCCTTGAGCGGGAGATGGCCATCTGTATCAGCATGGCGGCAATCGGGGCTAGTATCATTATCAGTATTGATATAACAGAACCCATCGGGTTGCGGTCTTCATTGTCCCGTCTTCCTCCGCCGAACATCATTCCCCACTGTGCTATATGGGCCAGATAGCTTATAGCACCTGCAATAGTAGCGGCTACTGTGCTGATAAGAATGTCCCTGTTCCTGATATGTGCAAGCTCATGTGCTATAACTCCTGCAAGTTCTTCACGAGTAAGTATGCTCATAATACCTGATGTTACTGCAACTGCACCATGTTCCGGATTCCGGCCTGTAGCAAAGGCATTAGGTGTCGGATTATCCATCATATATACCTTAGGCATGGGGAGCTGTGCCCTAACGGACAGCTCTCTAATTATGCTGTGAAGTTCAGGTGCTTCACTTTGAGTGACCTGCTTGGCACGATACATTGCAAGCACTATCTTGTCACTGAACCAGTATGCCCCTATGTTCATAACACCTGCCATAATCAGTGCGGTTGTTGCCCCATTCCTGCCGCCTATCAAAGAGCCGACTGAAATAAACATTACGCTCAGGACAGCGAGAAAAAATGTTGTTTTAAGTGTGTTTAAGTTCATGTTTGATTACCTCCTTTTTACAGCACATCCTATTATAATCGCAATTTAATCGCTGTCAATGTTACCTGTCTCATCTCCAAGTACTACACCCTTCTCCACCTTATGACCCCGCAAATATTCTTCAACCCTCATACGACGTTTGCCTTCAGGCTGTATCTCGGTAAGTTTTATTGCACAGTCGCCGGTTGAAACTATAATTCCGTTGGCTTGAACATCAATTATCTTTCCTTGTTTAAAACGTTCCCCCAAAAATCCCTCCGGCGGGGTTGGAAAACCCCGCCTATCCATGTCAAAATTGAGGATAGGCGGGACATTCTTGTCCCGCTGATTTTCTGAAAATAACCTTTGCTCACCCCCACCCTGACCCTCCCCCGTCAATGGAGGGGGTATTTCTGTTGTTATACTTATTTCTTGCTTCTTACTTCTGACCTCTTGCTTCTGCTCACTATTTTCATTAGCAGGAATTACCTCTGCCTTCCATATCCCCCATCGCTTACCTTTATAATATGTATATGTGCCGGGCCATGGGTCGAAGCCGTGTATCTTATTATAGATATTTTCAGATGAATCATTCCACTTTATAATACCGTCCTCTTTTTTAATAAGAGGTGCATAGCTTGCTTTGGTGTGATCCTGCTTAACCGGTACAATCTCTCCTGTCTCAAGTCCTGCCAATGTCTTTATTAATATAGCCGGGCCGATTTCAGCGAGCTTGAGGCTTAGGCTTCCGGCTGTATCAGTCCTCTCCACAGCGAGAGTTTCCTGCAGTAACATATCACCGGTGTCAAGGGTCTCGTCCATCAACATTGTTGTTACCCCTGAAACATTGCATCCCTTAATAATAGCCCATTGAATCGGGGATGCCCCCCTGAATTCAGGGAGAATAGATGCATGAACATTGATACATCCTCTACTAGGTATCTTTAGAATCACTGACGGGATTATTTTTCCATA
Proteins encoded:
- the htpX gene encoding zinc metalloprotease HtpX, whose translation is MNLNTLKTTFFLAVLSVMFISVGSLIGGRNGATTALIMAGVMNIGAYWFSDKIVLAMYRAKQVTQSEAPELHSIIRELSVRAQLPMPKVYMMDNPTPNAFATGRNPEHGAVAVTSGIMSILTREELAGVIAHELAHIRNRDILISTVAATIAGAISYLAHIAQWGMMFGGGRRDNEDRNPMGSVISILIMILAPIAAMLIQMAISRSREYKADEGGAEISRNPMALAGALRKLHSASRRIPMEANPSTAHMFIVSPLTGGGMLSLFSTHPPIEERIARLEAMTKFRS
- a CDS encoding methionyl-tRNA formyltransferase, with product MTSGPVVFMGTPAFSVPFLDAILISGREIALVITQPDKPKGRGQKLMPPPVKEFAITHNIPVLQPQKLSEPFIADAIKEINPEFIVVVAYGKIIPSVILKIPSRGCINVHASILPEFRGASPIQWAIIKGCNVSGVTTMLMDETLDTGDMLLQETLAVERTDTAGSLSLKLAEIGPAILIKTLAGLETGEIVPVKQDHTKASYAPLIKKEDGIIKWNDSSENIYNKIHGFDPWPGTYTYYKGKRWGIWKAEVIPANENSEQKQEVRSKKQEISITTEIPPPLTGEGQGGGEQRLFSENQRDKNVPPILNFDMDRRGFPTPPEGFLGERFKQGKIIDVQANGIIVSTGDCAIKLTEIQPEGKRRMRVEEYLRGHKVEKGVVLGDETGNIDSD